The following is a genomic window from Acidobacteriota bacterium.
TCGGCCAGGCGCTCCTGGGTCAGATGAAGACGCTTGCGCTGGATGCGGATGCGCCTTCCTATCTTGCGCATGGCCTGGATGTTGAGTTTCACGCTCATCCCTCGCTCCTCGACGAAAAAACGCAGACGCAGCTCTCCATCGCCGGGAGAGTTCCGCGTGATCGCCATCTCTGGTTTCTCGTTCCTTCAGCCTTGTCTTGGGCCAAGCCGACCGCCGCGGACGGCATGTTGACCGGACCTCTTCCGGGCGTCCTGCCAGTCGCCTTCGAAGTGAATAAAAGTAGAATATCAAAGGTGAAGAAGGGGTGTCAAGAGAAAAAGTGTAAAATGAGTGGAAATTAGGGCAGGGGTGACCCGCGCAGTCAAGGGCGCGCCTACTCCAGCTTGAAAGTCAGCACCGGACAGGGAGCTTTGCGGATGACCCTTTCCGTGGTACTGCCCAGCAAAGCCCGGTCGATGCCTGAAAGGCCATGGGTTCCCATGACGATGAGGTCGATATCTTTGTCCCGGCAATAGCGGCTGATTTCACGGTCTGAACGGTCATCGCCGATCTTGACGGTCAAATCGACGCGAGCCGCCGTAGCCTCTCCCAGTTCTTCCTCGAGGGCCTTGATGGCGTTGCTGCGGATTTCCCCCAGATGCTGCTCCACCGAGAGCTTCCAGGTGGCGAAAAAGGCCGGATGGACCTCCTGCTCCAGAACGTAGAGGACGTGCACGTTGGCGCCGAAGGCCTCCGCCAGCTCGAGAGCCTTGCCCACGGCGGCGATGGAGTGCTCCGAGAAATCGAAGGGAGCCAGAATCTCGGCATGATCGGGCTGGTCGATGTAGTGATCCTGTCCTTTGGGTCCCACTGAAAGTACCGGGCAGGGGGCGTGGCGCACGACCTTTTCGGCCACGCTGCCCAGAAAGAAATGGCCCAGCGCCGATCGTCCATGAGTCCCCATGACGATCATGTCGACCTTGTTCTCCTCGGCATATTCGACGATGCCGGCCGCGGGAGAGACGTTGCGGACCACGGCCGTCTCGAAGGACACCTCGGAAGAGAGGGGTTGAGAGGCTTTCTTCAGATTCTTGTCCAGGAAGTCTTCGTATCGGTCTTCGTCCAGGAACTGGTACTCGACATTGCTCGGATCGTCGGTGAAGAGAGTGCGCACGTGGAGCACGATGATCTGGGAACCGAACTTGCGCGCCAGCTCCAGCGCGTGAGGCAAGGCCTGCCGGGCCGGCTCCGAAAAATCGGTGGTAAAGAGCAGTTTCTTGATTCTCATGATGTCCACCCCTTGTCGGTTTGTTGCTAGCGGGGAGACTGATTTCCGCCCCTCAGGTAGGCGTCGTCCTTATCCAGCCAGTCCTGACGCGGAGGCGAAAAGATGTCGACGTCCAGCGTGTCTTCCAGCGCTACTGCTTCGTGAGGGACGTTGGAGGGCAAATGCAGGACCTCGCCGGCCTTGACGACGACCTCGCGGGACTTGTCGGCCCCGATGAAGAACTTGAGGGCGCCTTCCAGGATGTAGGTCAGTTGCTCGTTTTCGTGCTGGTGCAGCGGCACCACGCATCCTTTCTTCAGGTAGACATGGGCCAGCATCATGCGCTCGCCCGTAATCAGGCGCCGGCTCAGCTTGTCGGTCAGGATTTCCTTGGGCATTTCTTCCCAGCAGAAGCGGCTCACTTTGGATTCGGACACGTCGTACACCTCCAATGATTCCAGTATAGAAGCCTTGAGGCCGCCATGCCAGACAGTGCGGCCCCTATTGGATCAGGTTGGCGGTAAACGGCGGAAGGGGAAGATTGACATCTCTGAGCCGATGGGAGAACATCCGCTCATGGCCTCATTCCTGATTGCGGTACTGACCATGGGCTTGGCGGTATTTCTGGTAGCCCAGCTCCTGCCCGGGATCAAGGTCCGGAATTTCCCCACCGCCCTGCTGGTAGCGCTGGTGTTCGGCATCCTCAACGCCCTGCTGAAAAAGTTGCTGATCTTCCTCACCCTGCCCTTCGTGGTGCTTACCCTGGGGCTCTTCATCGTCGTCATCAACGCCTTTCTGCTTTGGATCACGAGCCGTCTGATCAAGGGATTCGAGGTCGCGGGAATCGGCCCCCTCTTGTTGGGGACCCTGCTCATCTCCCTGATTGACCTGATTTTCCATTGGATGATTTTCTGAACCATTCCCGTCTAAAGCTGTTGTCCCCGCGCGGGCGGGGCTGTCTTTTGCATGGAAGGGGCAAGGAGTCGGGCGTGAGTCTCAAGAAGCTTTACAGCAGGGCGGGACGGCTGTTGTTGCTGCTGGCCATCTGTGCCGTCGTCACGGCGCAAACGGATGAACAACCGTTCCTCTTGCAGGAGGCCGTGCGGCGAGCGGCACAGGAGAGCCCCTCGGTTAAGGCGGCTCGCCACCGTTGGCAAGCGGCGCGTCAGGGAAAAACCATCGCCCTCTCCCTGCCTGACCCTCGCCTCAGCTACACCGACTTTCTGCGCAGCGTGGAAACTCGTACCGGTCCCCAGCGCTATAGCCTGGCCCTTTCCCAGAGCCTGCCCTTCCCCAGCAAGCTGATCACCTCGGGCCGCATGGCCGAGCGGGAGGAGCAGATCGCCTACTTGAGTTATCAGGCGGCTATGCGCGACGCGGTTGCCCGGGCCAAGGAACTCTACTTCGAACTCTACTATATAGACAGGGCCCAGCAGGTCAGCCAAGCGGTTTTGGAGATCTACACCCGCTACGCTCAACTGGCGCTGGGGGGAGAGGAGGGCCAGGCGGTCCACCTGGCCGACCGCTTCCGGGCCGAGACTCAAGCGGCTCAGCTCGGGTACGACCTGATGCTGCTGCAAGAGATGCGCCGCAGCGAGGCCGACCGGCTGCGGGCGGTGCTGGCCCTGGGCGCCGACCGTGCCCTGGGACCCACTCAACAGGTCCGTCCCCCTCTGCCCCTGGGGACGCCGGTCTCGCAACTGCAGGACGTGGCCGCGGCCTACAATCAGGAACTGAAAGCGGCCGGCCTCGAGGTGGAGCGGGCCCGCCTGGCCTCTTCCCTGGCCCGTCAGTCCTACATCCCCGACCTGACTTTCTCCGCCAACTACATCAATGTGGGTCCCGCCCTCAATCCCTCCACCCCCGACGCGGGTCGCGATCCTTTCGGGCTGGGAGTCGGCATTAGCATACCCCTGTGGTTTTGGAAGAACCGGGCTCACACCCGCCGAGCCAAAGAAGAGGAGATGGCGGCCCAAGCCGAACAGGAAGCGCGGCGCCTCAACTTGAGGGCCGAGGTGTCGCGGGCTTACTTCCAGCTTGTCAATGCGGCCCGCCTGACCCGGCTCTACAACGACACCTTGCTGCCCCAGGCCCGCCAGGCGCAGCAATCGGCCGAGCAGCTCTACCGAAGCGGACAAGCCCCGCTGGCCTCGCTGCTGGAAACCGCCGCCACCTACCACAATTTCGAGCTGGCCCAGCTTCGCGCCACTGCCGACTACTACCAGGCCGTGGCCCGTCTGGAGCGGCTGCTGGGAAGAGCCTTCCACCCTCAAGCGTCCAACTTGTCAGGGGCCGAGGGAGGAAACGAGGCAAAGGACGAGAGATGAAAAGAACCTGCCTGATGGAGCGATTGCCCGCCGGTCTTCTGGCGGCATGCCTTCTCTGGGGGTCCGCCGCAGCGGCCGGGCAAGAAGCGGGCGAGTCTGACAAGGCGCCCTGGCTGAAGGAGCATCTGCGACAAGCGGCATTCTGGACGTCCTCCCCCTCGGATCAAGGATTTGAAGGGCAAAGAAGCAGCGCCCTGGAGGAACTGAGGAAGCAAACGGCGGCGTGGCGGGCCCGGCTTGAAGATCCGATGGCCGAGAGTCAGCTCCTGCAGGAGCTGGGGCAGGATGAGCTGGAAGGCGCCCGCAAACTTTCCGGGGACGAATCGAAGCTGGTCCAGACCCTCGAGCAGGGCCTGAGCCTGGAGGAGTTGCTGGCACTGGCGGCGCTGCGCAACCCTTCGGTGAAGGCGACCGGCGAGAACGTCAAGGCAGCCTTGGAAGGACTCGATCAGGCCGCCTACCTGCAGGAATTGCTGGTGCGCTATCGGGCCTTCACGCGGGAACTCGACACCGTGGCGGGGATGCCCATGCAGCGTCCCGACATGAAACGCTTCTTCCCCGCCCCGGCGGCTCTGACGCTGAAGAGCGTCATCGCCCAAGCCCGCATCGAGATGGCCCGCCTCGACTTCCAGGCCGCCTTGCGCCAGGCTGTCAACTCCATGGCACGGGCCTATTTCGAACTGCAATACATCGACAACGCCATCGAGGTGCTGCTGGAAAGCCGCGATCTCTTCCGCCGCATGGAACAGGTGGCCCTGGCTCAACTGCGGGTGGGCAAAGCCAGCCAAGCCGATGCCTTGCGTTCCCAGGCCCTGCTCGACATCCTCGATGCCGACCTGGAAAACCTGCGCGAGCAGCGCCTGAGTGCGCTTGCCCGGGCCAACGCGCTGCTCGACTTGCCGGTGGAGACGGCCTGGCGGCGTCCGGCCTCCCGCGACCTGGCAGA
Proteins encoded in this region:
- a CDS encoding universal stress protein translates to MRIKKLLFTTDFSEPARQALPHALELARKFGSQIIVLHVRTLFTDDPSNVEYQFLDEDRYEDFLDKNLKKASQPLSSEVSFETAVVRNVSPAAGIVEYAEENKVDMIVMGTHGRSALGHFFLGSVAEKVVRHAPCPVLSVGPKGQDHYIDQPDHAEILAPFDFSEHSIAAVGKALELAEAFGANVHVLYVLEQEVHPAFFATWKLSVEQHLGEIRSNAIKALEEELGEATAARVDLTVKIGDDRSDREISRYCRDKDIDLIVMGTHGLSGIDRALLGSTTERVIRKAPCPVLTFKLE
- a CDS encoding cupin domain-containing protein — protein: MSESKVSRFCWEEMPKEILTDKLSRRLITGERMMLAHVYLKKGCVVPLHQHENEQLTYILEGALKFFIGADKSREVVVKAGEVLHLPSNVPHEAVALEDTLDVDIFSPPRQDWLDKDDAYLRGGNQSPR
- a CDS encoding phage holin family protein, producing the protein MASFLIAVLTMGLAVFLVAQLLPGIKVRNFPTALLVALVFGILNALLKKLLIFLTLPFVVLTLGLFIVVINAFLLWITSRLIKGFEVAGIGPLLLGTLLISLIDLIFHWMIF
- a CDS encoding TolC family protein produces the protein MSLKKLYSRAGRLLLLLAICAVVTAQTDEQPFLLQEAVRRAAQESPSVKAARHRWQAARQGKTIALSLPDPRLSYTDFLRSVETRTGPQRYSLALSQSLPFPSKLITSGRMAEREEQIAYLSYQAAMRDAVARAKELYFELYYIDRAQQVSQAVLEIYTRYAQLALGGEEGQAVHLADRFRAETQAAQLGYDLMLLQEMRRSEADRLRAVLALGADRALGPTQQVRPPLPLGTPVSQLQDVAAAYNQELKAAGLEVERARLASSLARQSYIPDLTFSANYINVGPALNPSTPDAGRDPFGLGVGISIPLWFWKNRAHTRRAKEEEMAAQAEQEARRLNLRAEVSRAYFQLVNAARLTRLYNDTLLPQARQAQQSAEQLYRSGQAPLASLLETAATYHNFELAQLRATADYYQAVARLERLLGRAFHPQASNLSGAEGGNEAKDER
- a CDS encoding TolC family protein, with amino-acid sequence MAESQLLQELGQDELEGARKLSGDESKLVQTLEQGLSLEELLALAALRNPSVKATGENVKAALEGLDQAAYLQELLVRYRAFTRELDTVAGMPMQRPDMKRFFPAPAALTLKSVIAQARIEMARLDFQAALRQAVNSMARAYFELQYIDNAIEVLLESRDLFRRMEQVALAQLRVGKASQADALRSQALLDILDADLENLREQRLSALARANALLDLPVETAWRRPASRDLADPEMDLDQARRLLQRHSQRLHNQQQLVRMREAALRLAELTLYPLPATGASRLDLGRGAEAGPLRSTAATFSNRPMLGQRAASFATQSAYLEELRHRLEADKETLQGLEASLEADAGEALRETSQARRSHRTYAELVVPKSLRAFNSMRGRYNTASAAFIEYLDAGRAYLEASLQSEKARRDHNEALTRLLDVLGLGATRLLKEGVAGPQPQPGQAHR